The Manis javanica isolate MJ-LG chromosome 4, MJ_LKY, whole genome shotgun sequence genome contains a region encoding:
- the CRLF3 gene encoding cytokine receptor-like factor 3: MDLEPEVLLQEARENVEAAQSYRRELGQRLQGLREARRQIKESASQTRDVLKQHFNDLKGTLGKLLDERLVTLLQEVDTIEQETIKPLDDCQKLIEHGVNTAEDLVQEGEIAILGGVGEWNEKLWSFTKKASHIQLDSLPEVPLLVDVPCLSAQLDDSVLNIVKDHIFKHGTVASRPPVQIEELIEKPGGIVVRWCKVDDDFTAQDYRLQFRKCTSNHFEDVYVGSETEFIVLHIDPNVDYQFRVCARGDGRQEWSPWSVPQMGHSTLVPHEWTAGFEGYSLSSRRNIALRNDSESMGVLYSSAPTYFCGQTLTFRVDTVGQPDRRDSIGVCVEKQNGYDSLQRDQAVCISTNGAVFVNGKEMTNQLPAVTSGSTVTFDIEAVTLGSTNNNEGGNFKLRVTISSNNKEVVFDWLLDQSCGSLYFGCSFFYPGWKVLVF, encoded by the exons ATTAAAGAGAGTGCATCACAGACAAGAGATGTCCTCAAACagcattttaatgatttaaagGGAACCCTTGGGAAGCTCCTGGATGAGCGATTGGTGACCCTTTTGCAGGAGGTGGACACCATTGAACAGGAGACCATTAAACCACTAGATGACTGCCAGAAGCTCATAGAGCATGGAGTTAACACAGCAGAGGACTTAGTCCAAGAAG GTGAGATCGCCATTCTTGGTGGTGTAGGGGAATGGAATGAAAAACTGTGGAGTTTTACCAAAAAGGCCTCACACATTCAGCTGGACAG CTTACCAGAAGTGCCTTTACTGGTTGATGTGCCCTGTTTATCTGCTCAGTTGGATGACTCAGTTCTTAACATTGTGAAAGACCACATTTTCAAGCATGGAACAGTAGCATCTCGGCCACCAGTACAGATAGAAGAACTAATAGAGAAGCCTGGGGGTATTGTCGTCCGATGGTGTAAG GTGGATGACGACTTTACAGCCCAAGATTACAGGCTCCAGTTTCGTAAATGTACTTCAAATCATTTTGAGGACGTATATGTAGGCTCTGAAACTGAATTCATAGTATTGCACATAGACCCCAATGTTGATTATCAGTTCAGAGTCTGCGCCCGAGGAGATGGCCGGCAGGAGTGGAGTCCTTGGAGCGTCCCCCAGATGGGTCATTCCACATTGGTGCCTCATG agtggACAGCTGGTTTTGAGGGGTACAGTCTGAGCAGTCGAAGAAATATAGCCCTCCGGAATGATTCTGAATCCATGGGTGTTCTCTACTCCAGTGCTCCGACTTACTTCTGTGGGCAGACCTTAACATTCAG AGTTGATACTGTGGGACAACCAGACAGAAGAGACAGTATAGGAGTGTGTGTAGAAAAACAGAATGGATATGACTCTCTGCAGCGGGATCAAGCAGTGTGCATTAGTACAAATG GTGCAGTTtttgtaaatggaaaagaaatgactAATCAGTTGCCAGCAGTTACTTCTGGGTCCACTGTCACATTTGACATTGAAGCTGTGACTCTGGGATCCACCAATAATAACGAAGGCGGAAACTTCAAGCTTCGAGTCACTATTAGTTCAAATAACAAAGAAGTAGTTTTTGATTGGTTACTTGATCAGTCTTGTGGTTCTCTTTACTTTGGATGCTCGTTTTTCTATCCTGGATGGAAAGTGCTGGTGTTCTAG